From one Trifolium pratense cultivar HEN17-A07 linkage group LG1, ARS_RC_1.1, whole genome shotgun sequence genomic stretch:
- the LOC123903037 gene encoding uncharacterized protein LOC123903037, translated as MSIPTPDPTMSTPNHAAIPTSQPSSSPKNPFHPALAVTNIKNHIPIVLEMENVQFGTWVELFKIHARSHKVLHHIIPPAPGKETKTPETDDEQELWATLDATVLQWIYSTISSDLLATIIEPDSTAMEAWNRLTNIFQDNQNARAVTLEQEFSSVRMEDFPTASAYCQRLKTLSDQLKNVGAPVSKQRLVLQLVSGLTDAYKGVGTLIRQSKTLPEFYQARSMLILEEAGLIKMAATGAQAAMVATQPKDLVEPSSYNDNRGGKKNNSRNSAHKNRSNYGRNGGRGQRYYCFTIHVP; from the coding sequence ATGTCAATCCCAACCCCTGACCCCACTATGTCAACCCCAAACCATGCTGCTATTCCTACATCGCAGCCCTCTTCTTCACCAAAGAACCCCTTCCATCCGGCTCTCGCCGTAACCAACATCAAGAACCACATCCCCATTGTTCTTGAGATGGAAAACGTTCAATTTGGTACTTGGGTTGAACTTTTCAAAATTCATGCTCGCTCTCATAAGGTCCTTCATCACATCATTCCTCCCGCACCAGGCAAGGAAACGAAGACACCTGAAACTGATGATGAGCAAGAGCTGTGGGCAACTCTTGATGCAACAGTTCTACAGTGGATTTATTCCACTATCTCCAGCGATCTGTTGGCTACCATCATTGAACCAGACTCCACTGCCATGGAGGCCTGGAATCGATTGACCAACATCTTCCAGGACAATCAAAACGCTCGCGCAGTCACTCTCGAGCAGGAGTTTTCCTCCGTTCGCATGGAAGATTTTCCCACTGCTTCCGCCTACTGTCAGCGACTCAAAACGCTGTCTGACCAATTGAAGAATGTTGGAGCCCCTGTCTCCAAACAGCGACTCGTTCTCCAACTTGTCTCCGGACTCACCGATGCATACAAAGGGGTCGGTACACTTATTCGGCAAAGCAAAACTCTTCCAGAATTTTATCAGGCCCGCTCTATGCTTATCCTTGAGGAAGCCGGTCTAATTAAGATGGCGGCTACCGGCGCACAGGCTGCGATGGTTGCGACACAACCAAAGGACCTTGTTGAACCATCCTCCTACAATGATAACCGCGGCGGTAAGAAGAATAACAGCCGGAATTCTGCTCATAAAAACCGCAGCAATTACGGTAGAAACGGCGGACGTGGTCAAAGATATTATTGTTTCACCATCCATGTTCCTTGA